One segment of Thermosulfurimonas sp. F29 DNA contains the following:
- a CDS encoding MoxR family ATPase encodes MGIRFRNAEAEAQIEFAFRYGSGVLLVGPPGTGKTTCLLQKAREDGFVPVVVAGRESLQDADLLGTFVPRTDGRGFVFRYGPLGEAFQRAARGEKVLFVADEINRMPSRHQSIFIEAINVYDESEWVLRNHFTGETLTAPRENLKFAATANTGYNEVYEIPAALFDRLAVVFVGYPSPEEEMLILEDAAREVLGDGLDEKAVLALRETLWRPLVRFAGAVRTMAEGEEGPLVEGISTRALVNVVRQTFAAARNGTDPKVALARAMELAFVRLVRPGENPDWREALNGLMETFRQAVDLSKAAKTVAWTLSRLTSAKSPAPAESAKGAASRRRVSSARATVRTVRRGRGASPVDL; translated from the coding sequence ATGGGTATACGGTTTCGTAACGCCGAGGCGGAGGCGCAGATCGAGTTCGCTTTTCGGTACGGTTCAGGGGTGCTTTTGGTGGGTCCTCCGGGCACGGGCAAGACCACCTGTCTTCTCCAGAAGGCCCGTGAGGACGGTTTTGTGCCGGTGGTAGTGGCGGGTCGGGAATCGCTCCAAGATGCTGATTTGCTGGGGACCTTCGTGCCCCGTACGGACGGTCGGGGGTTCGTTTTCCGGTACGGTCCGCTGGGCGAGGCGTTTCAGCGGGCGGCCCGCGGCGAAAAGGTGCTCTTCGTGGCGGATGAGATCAACCGGATGCCTTCCCGCCACCAGTCCATTTTCATCGAGGCGATCAACGTGTACGACGAAAGCGAATGGGTGCTTCGGAATCACTTCACGGGGGAGACGCTCACGGCACCGCGGGAGAACCTGAAGTTTGCGGCCACGGCCAACACGGGCTACAACGAAGTTTACGAGATACCGGCGGCGCTTTTTGATCGTTTGGCGGTGGTGTTCGTGGGATACCCCTCGCCGGAGGAGGAGATGCTGATCCTTGAGGATGCGGCGCGCGAGGTTCTGGGGGACGGTCTCGACGAGAAGGCGGTGCTTGCGCTGAGGGAGACGCTGTGGAGGCCCTTAGTGCGTTTTGCGGGTGCCGTTCGGACCATGGCCGAGGGGGAGGAGGGACCGCTTGTTGAGGGCATCTCCACGCGGGCTCTGGTAAACGTAGTGCGGCAGACGTTTGCGGCGGCGCGGAACGGGACCGATCCCAAGGTGGCGCTAGCGCGGGCGATGGAGCTGGCGTTCGTGAGGCTGGTGCGTCCGGGAGAAAACCCCGACTGGCGGGAAGCTTTGAACGGGCTTATGGAGACGTTCCGGCAGGCGGTGGATCTCTCGAAGGCGGCCAAAACGGTGGCGTGGACGCTTTCCCGGTTGACTTCGGCGAAATCCCCGGCTCCGGCGGAGTCGGCGAAGGGAGCCGCGTCGAGGCGACGGGTTTCCTCCGCCAGAGCTACGGTTAGAACCGTGCGGCGGGGACGGGGCGCAAGTCCCGTGGACCTTTAA
- a CDS encoding helix-turn-helix transcriptional regulator has product MRLLGEIARRARLAAGLRQEDLARRTGVSVSTIKRMESGKGAGVSLASWIAVFSVLGILDILRSLADPYAIDPFDDYGSRKRVRKT; this is encoded by the coding sequence GTGCGGTTGTTGGGGGAGATTGCGCGTCGGGCTAGGCTTGCAGCCGGGCTGCGTCAAGAGGATCTGGCGCGGCGCACCGGCGTTTCGGTCTCTACGATCAAGCGCATGGAGTCCGGGAAAGGCGCCGGGGTGTCCCTGGCGTCCTGGATAGCCGTGTTTTCCGTGCTGGGGATTCTGGATATTTTACGTTCCCTGGCCGATCCGTACGCCATCGATCCGTTCGACGACTACGGAAGCCGCAAACGGGTGCGCAAGACATGA
- a CDS encoding metallophosphoesterase, with amino-acid sequence MAKVLAVGDIHGEWEWLNVAVERTEGGIVIACGDFGFWPKHRYVDKKTRELIPVFHPSCFDLKGATVYFCDGNHEDHWTIMEFIERHGRKPIEVAPGVFLCPRGAVVEVKGRNVLFFGGGLSIDREMRRFGHSWFPEEIPSGEDLVAALSAVEAVKRKGEEIHIVVSHQAPRAFRFRLSWGAEPSENGSLRDPTRDMLDEILFAARPRLWLFGHWHERLEGYFE; translated from the coding sequence ATGGCTAAAGTTCTGGCCGTGGGCGACATCCACGGGGAGTGGGAGTGGCTCAACGTGGCCGTGGAGCGGACCGAGGGCGGCATCGTGATTGCCTGCGGGGACTTCGGTTTCTGGCCCAAGCACAGGTACGTGGACAAGAAGACCCGCGAGCTCATCCCGGTCTTCCATCCTTCCTGCTTCGACCTCAAGGGTGCGACGGTCTACTTCTGCGACGGGAACCACGAAGACCACTGGACGATAATGGAATTCATCGAGCGCCACGGTCGAAAGCCCATCGAGGTCGCTCCGGGTGTTTTTCTTTGCCCGCGCGGTGCGGTGGTGGAGGTCAAGGGCCGAAACGTGCTCTTTTTCGGAGGCGGACTTTCCATAGATCGAGAGATGCGCCGGTTCGGACATAGCTGGTTCCCGGAGGAGATACCGAGCGGGGAGGACCTTGTGGCGGCACTCTCCGCCGTGGAAGCTGTGAAACGGAAGGGCGAGGAGATCCACATCGTAGTTTCGCATCAGGCCCCTCGGGCCTTCCGGTTCAGGCTCTCCTGGGGAGCGGAGCCCTCGGAGAACGGCTCCCTGCGGGACCCGACGCGGGACATGCTCGACGAGATCCTTTTCGCCGCAAGGCCCCGGCTCTGGCTCTTCGGCCACTGGCATGAGAGGCTTGAGGGCTACTTCGAGTGA
- a CDS encoding RNA-guided endonuclease TnpB family protein, with amino-acid sequence MLPTRRERRILKEIGDRVSALWNAANFVCRQRFFKGEKVPSYGELCSLMKNTPEYQALPSDIAQEVLKKLRQAWTSFFRLKALYAMGKISEKPSPPRYRKDRTTGKRFSDWIPVKSARAYAVDGDWFHLTLPADMRKRPGDRLSVLYKGTMRFRGKRTTCEIKYDAARDRWYARIQTEIRTVKKTGKRRAAIDLGAKRTAALVIEGVPVGIVFSARNLWKDYRYWTRRIAELQSLLASQGLKTSRRLKKLYRKRTARLEHALRAFARTVAEILKAHDVGLLKVGYPKECRSEMRFGRNNIKVHNFWAFLKAIRYLKDACERRGIKVEPVDETGTSERCAVCGEEVKRPKRSVVICPEHGRMHADVNAAWNILGETPDYGDGPEAGLAWVTCEWDKHSWNPRRQSLSRVPSAAEVLRVASLRIPRL; translated from the coding sequence TTGCTTCCCACACGGCGGGAAAGGCGCATTCTCAAAGAAATCGGCGATCGGGTTAGTGCTCTCTGGAACGCGGCGAACTTCGTCTGTCGCCAGCGGTTCTTCAAAGGGGAGAAGGTTCCCTCCTACGGTGAACTGTGTTCGCTCATGAAGAACACACCGGAATACCAAGCGCTTCCCTCGGATATCGCCCAGGAAGTTCTCAAAAAACTGCGCCAGGCGTGGACTTCGTTTTTCAGGCTGAAAGCTCTTTATGCGATGGGGAAGATCTCCGAGAAACCATCGCCTCCTCGCTACCGCAAGGACCGGACCACGGGAAAAAGGTTTTCCGACTGGATTCCCGTGAAATCCGCACGCGCGTATGCTGTGGACGGCGATTGGTTTCACCTGACATTGCCTGCGGATATGAGAAAGCGTCCGGGGGATCGGTTATCCGTGCTCTACAAGGGAACCATGCGTTTTCGAGGCAAACGCACGACCTGCGAAATCAAGTACGACGCCGCAAGGGATCGCTGGTATGCACGAATACAGACCGAAATCCGAACGGTGAAAAAAACAGGGAAACGGCGCGCCGCTATAGATTTGGGCGCGAAACGCACAGCGGCGCTGGTCATTGAAGGGGTTCCTGTGGGAATCGTTTTCTCGGCTCGCAACCTGTGGAAGGATTACCGATACTGGACCAGGCGCATAGCCGAACTGCAATCGCTCCTAGCGTCCCAGGGGCTCAAGACAAGCCGACGACTCAAGAAGCTTTATCGCAAACGCACGGCTCGACTGGAGCACGCTTTGCGGGCTTTTGCCAGAACTGTAGCCGAAATTCTCAAGGCACATGATGTGGGACTCCTCAAGGTCGGCTACCCCAAGGAATGCCGGAGCGAGATGCGGTTCGGCAGAAACAACATCAAGGTTCACAATTTCTGGGCCTTTCTCAAGGCGATCAGGTATCTCAAGGACGCCTGTGAACGGCGCGGGATAAAAGTTGAGCCGGTGGACGAGACCGGAACTTCGGAAAGGTGCGCCGTGTGCGGGGAGGAGGTCAAGCGTCCGAAGCGTTCCGTGGTGATTTGTCCCGAACATGGAAGAATGCACGCCGATGTGAATGCGGCGTGGAACATTCTAGGGGAAACCCCGGACTACGGGGACGGGCCGGAGGCCGGCCTGGCGTGGGTAACCTGCGAGTGGGACAAGCACTCGTGGAATCCACGCCGTCAATCCCTCAGTCGCGTCCCATCCGCGGCTGAGGTTCTGAGGGTTGCATCCCTCAGAATCCCACGGCTTTAG
- a CDS encoding nucleotidyltransferase domain-containing protein: MDRLAERYLERLVRTPVVPPSCPRKDESFLGIDARTFLAAVVRFKGVSNGFHREAPSGVLRAVEVLRRTEGVLAVVLYGSRARGDADPDSDWDFFVFCRRYGGRTQEAVLDAQGLGESDGAFFMPGEIEGRLNLVFAEEVLLSGRVIHVSPGFLRGAAEIGSEEVFQAFFDPRLRYQAMLKEVRLGVRCFEKALEEVREQMELARLREYRPFWPPFGLDWVFQDLKRAVRCPAMGLAFWLRPRFSAGDPPFLLGRKERILEVLAREGWVPAWSRALYEHLASRLREIEEPVSWMTPPPFPPGEFVRLAERTAEHLAFVTERLGLETPLPEFGAKARFPHG, encoded by the coding sequence ATGGACCGCCTGGCGGAACGGTACCTGGAAAGACTGGTTCGGACGCCCGTGGTGCCGCCTTCGTGTCCGCGGAAAGACGAGTCCTTTCTGGGGATCGATGCGAGGACTTTCCTTGCGGCGGTAGTCCGCTTCAAGGGGGTTTCGAATGGATTCCATCGGGAGGCTCCCTCCGGCGTGCTGCGGGCCGTTGAGGTTCTTCGGCGAACCGAGGGGGTGCTCGCGGTGGTGCTTTACGGCTCAAGGGCCAGGGGCGACGCCGATCCCGATTCCGACTGGGACTTCTTCGTGTTTTGCAGGCGCTACGGCGGCAGAACCCAGGAGGCCGTGCTCGACGCCCAGGGACTCGGCGAATCGGATGGAGCCTTCTTCATGCCCGGCGAGATCGAGGGACGCCTGAATCTTGTTTTCGCCGAAGAGGTCCTTCTTTCTGGACGGGTGATCCACGTTTCACCCGGTTTTTTGCGGGGAGCCGCCGAGATCGGTTCGGAAGAGGTCTTCCAGGCGTTTTTCGATCCGCGTCTGCGCTATCAGGCCATGTTGAAGGAAGTTCGCTTGGGCGTCCGATGCTTCGAAAAGGCCCTTGAGGAGGTGAGGGAACAGATGGAGCTTGCGCGCTTGCGCGAATATCGTCCGTTCTGGCCGCCTTTCGGTCTGGACTGGGTGTTTCAGGACCTCAAGCGAGCTGTGCGTTGTCCGGCGATGGGGCTCGCCTTCTGGTTGAGGCCCCGGTTCTCCGCGGGCGACCCGCCGTTTCTCCTCGGACGGAAGGAAAGGATCCTCGAGGTGCTCGCCCGCGAGGGATGGGTTCCGGCCTGGAGCCGGGCGCTCTACGAGCACCTGGCGAGCCGCCTTCGGGAAATCGAAGAGCCCGTCTCCTGGATGACACCGCCTCCCTTTCCTCCCGGCGAATTCGTCCGGCTTGCGGAAAGGACGGCGGAGCACCTGGCCTTCGTGACGGAAAGACTCGGCTTGGAGACTCCTTTGCCCGAATTCGGAGCAAAAGCCCGGTTTCCGCATGGCTAA
- a CDS encoding metallophosphoesterase family protein, whose amino-acid sequence MRFAVVGDVHGRFELLARVLAVLRDRCGVELAFQVGDLAFLSSDDPEYLRILKASGPQDAPLIYEVFDNEVQAIKFLHGEIELPVPVYFVGGNHEDWPYLALLTSPTAKAVGF is encoded by the coding sequence ATGCGCTTTGCGGTCGTCGGCGACGTGCACGGGCGGTTCGAGCTACTGGCAAGGGTGCTTGCGGTCCTGCGCGACCGCTGTGGGGTGGAGCTGGCCTTCCAGGTGGGGGACCTGGCCTTCCTTTCCTCGGACGATCCTGAGTACCTGCGCATCCTTAAGGCGAGCGGCCCGCAGGACGCACCTCTGATCTACGAGGTGTTTGATAATGAGGTGCAGGCCATAAAGTTCCTTCACGGCGAGATCGAGCTTCCCGTTCCGGTTTACTTCGTCGGTGGAAACCATGAGGACTGGCCTTACCTGGCCCTTTTGACTTCTCCCACGGCTAAAGCCGTGGGATTCTGA
- a CDS encoding helix-turn-helix domain-containing protein has translation MTQADLASKAGISRTALSALENGFVGRVSFRKVCRVLEALKLELEVHPRPKRKLWTVEELLE, from the coding sequence TTGACCCAGGCGGACCTGGCCTCTAAAGCGGGAATCTCTCGGACGGCGCTTTCGGCTCTGGAAAACGGGTTTGTGGGCCGGGTATCCTTTCGGAAGGTGTGCCGGGTGCTTGAGGCGCTTAAGCTTGAGCTTGAGGTTCATCCCCGTCCGAAGCGCAAGCTCTGGACGGTAGAGGAACTTTTGGAATAA
- a CDS encoding type II toxin-antitoxin system HipA family toxin: MRLAQRRRLLVWRIDSEGNPVPSGELMLSGERVVFRYLKSYLRRKDAYPLDPIRLPLVEKVFRATALSAPLGVLDDTLPDAWGLAILSKKHRFDFSGRRHLALGLQDTSLIGALFCTAADLKHPPPPTWIPFEALKACFRESTQFEMRKAEAVFRYLQVSGTSAGGARPKVTLVDEDGTPWLVKFPSVLDPSPKTNALVEAAGLRFAKRLGVPVPDFRVIEVADACCLAVKRFDIVRLNPPFHGRCIVLSLATLMGGSHMVEAGYEAVAGSLRRYVSDPDRDLRQFFRQAVVNVMIVNTDDHLKNFACLWDGKILRLSPAYDLVGNLWGLDEHSMPLLGKTGDFSRSDLVRFGRLLGLSSAEAKTVLDDAVDLTESYLREISDIPGTESLCKAVRKRLNQIKGHSRRFPSKRCSRHGGPSHG; encoded by the coding sequence ATGCGTTTGGCGCAGCGCAGGCGGTTGTTGGTCTGGCGGATAGATTCTGAGGGGAACCCGGTACCGTCCGGCGAGCTGATGCTCAGCGGCGAGCGCGTAGTTTTCCGGTATCTGAAGTCTTATTTGCGCAGGAAGGATGCTTATCCTCTGGATCCGATCCGGTTGCCGCTTGTCGAAAAAGTTTTTCGGGCTACGGCTCTGAGCGCGCCTCTGGGCGTGCTTGACGATACTCTGCCGGACGCTTGGGGACTGGCCATCCTTTCCAAGAAGCACCGTTTCGATTTTTCAGGACGTCGGCATCTCGCGCTGGGACTGCAGGACACTTCTCTCATAGGCGCTCTTTTCTGCACCGCAGCGGACCTAAAGCATCCTCCGCCTCCGACCTGGATTCCGTTCGAGGCCCTGAAAGCCTGCTTTCGAGAATCGACACAGTTCGAAATGCGCAAAGCGGAAGCGGTCTTTCGCTATCTTCAGGTTTCCGGCACGAGCGCAGGAGGAGCGCGTCCCAAAGTCACCTTGGTTGACGAAGACGGAACCCCTTGGCTCGTTAAGTTTCCGTCTGTTCTGGATCCTTCGCCGAAAACCAATGCTCTGGTCGAGGCCGCCGGACTCAGGTTCGCCAAGCGTCTGGGAGTCCCGGTGCCTGATTTCCGCGTAATTGAAGTCGCTGATGCCTGTTGTCTCGCCGTCAAACGGTTCGACATCGTTCGACTGAACCCTCCTTTTCATGGTCGATGTATCGTTCTTTCCCTGGCCACTCTGATGGGGGGAAGCCACATGGTGGAGGCGGGTTATGAAGCCGTGGCCGGTTCGCTTCGACGCTACGTTTCCGACCCGGACCGGGACCTGCGTCAGTTCTTTCGGCAGGCGGTGGTCAACGTCATGATCGTCAACACGGATGATCATCTCAAAAATTTCGCCTGTCTTTGGGACGGCAAGATCCTGAGATTGTCGCCCGCTTACGATCTCGTGGGAAACCTCTGGGGTTTGGACGAACATTCCATGCCGCTTCTGGGAAAGACCGGGGATTTTTCGCGTTCTGATCTGGTAAGGTTCGGCAGGCTCTTGGGACTTTCTTCCGCTGAGGCGAAAACGGTTCTGGACGACGCCGTCGATCTGACCGAAAGTTACCTGCGGGAAATTTCGGACATTCCCGGAACCGAGAGCTTGTGCAAAGCGGTGCGCAAACGGCTCAATCAAATCAAAGGCCACAGTCGTCGGTTTCCGAGCAAACGGTGTTCTCGCCATGGCGGTCCTTCTCACGGCTGA
- the tnpA gene encoding IS200/IS605 family transposase, with product MSQDYKRAYTSMYLLNYHFVWIPRRRRPVLVGRVAERLKELILEKAGELKLEVLELAIQPDHVHLFVSAPPNLAPNQIMFRIKGYTARVLRREFPWLRKLPSMWTRAYFVSTAGNVSSETIRRYIEAQSTSA from the coding sequence ATGAGTCAAGACTATAAACGGGCTTACACTTCAATGTATTTGTTGAACTACCATTTCGTTTGGATACCGAGGCGGCGCAGGCCGGTATTGGTGGGGAGAGTGGCTGAAAGGCTTAAAGAACTGATTCTGGAAAAGGCCGGGGAGCTCAAGCTTGAGGTTCTTGAGCTTGCGATACAGCCTGATCATGTGCACCTTTTCGTATCTGCGCCTCCGAATCTAGCACCGAACCAGATTATGTTTCGCATCAAGGGATATACCGCGCGGGTGCTGCGAAGGGAGTTTCCCTGGCTGAGGAAACTCCCCAGCATGTGGACCAGAGCGTATTTCGTGTCTACAGCGGGAAACGTGTCCTCAGAAACCATCAGGCGCTACATCGAAGCCCAGAGTACATCGGCCTAG
- a CDS encoding ATP-binding protein yields the protein MWRQRFDTRSRTARFAVYIFRIIITSTHKIFGTGVIVLKFVGRERELETLEREDLAERNSFVVVHGRRRVGKTRLILEHIGRRKGSSVYVQVPRGRPAQVLYRFMAEEISRQIGTRVELESAEGLTGLLKTLMETTAGTKLCFVLDEVPRLMEADPSFASVLQAFWDVHADAKPDPRLLLILCGSARSVMRRAFFDTGEPLYGRKTMSIHVRPLDLEDLCDAFGLTWFRGVALYAIVGGIPGYWTWLDPTPLRDTEVPFKEACLAVLEQALRPDSPFLDEPLFILREETSAPDTLLGLVRAIGRRRASMFAAIQKHTGMPPHQLAPYLKNLIELGMVRREKQPFRDKKSFYVLDDPVLCFCFRCVEPFAPQVLLGGFLNESVRNRLWSTYLEHLESFWETWWTGILYTVFPGREAGRQIVKTHTSICELDFAVYTPDGKKLLALFEATFSVFGQRKLRQIKTALDRIAAAGVDTSDVEIVALAPKIDLSSPPERFHWFDFPIRDTMERLLEFADRLSRSFDRETARTHVYHAREAILNRIDAEANANSRRRHSDRKNSLQP from the coding sequence ATGTGGCGGCAACGGTTTGACACGAGATCGAGGACTGCTCGATTCGCTGTTTATATTTTTCGTATTATAATAACATCAACACACAAAATTTTCGGGACAGGGGTTATAGTGTTGAAGTTTGTAGGACGGGAGAGGGAGTTGGAGACGCTGGAACGGGAAGACCTGGCTGAACGAAACTCGTTTGTGGTGGTGCACGGCCGCAGACGAGTGGGAAAGACGCGGCTCATCCTGGAGCACATCGGACGACGCAAGGGGTCGAGCGTGTACGTGCAGGTTCCGCGAGGACGTCCCGCGCAGGTGCTCTACCGGTTCATGGCCGAGGAAATATCCAGACAGATCGGGACACGGGTGGAACTGGAGTCCGCCGAGGGATTGACCGGTTTATTGAAAACGTTAATGGAAACGACCGCCGGGACGAAGCTCTGTTTCGTGCTGGACGAAGTCCCGCGGCTCATGGAGGCAGATCCTTCGTTCGCTTCGGTCCTGCAGGCGTTCTGGGACGTGCATGCGGACGCAAAGCCGGATCCTCGCCTTCTCCTGATCCTCTGTGGGTCCGCGCGTTCCGTCATGCGGCGTGCGTTCTTCGATACAGGCGAACCTCTCTATGGACGCAAGACCATGAGCATCCATGTGCGGCCTCTTGACCTGGAAGACCTGTGCGATGCGTTCGGTCTGACATGGTTTCGCGGTGTGGCCCTGTACGCTATTGTGGGAGGTATTCCTGGGTACTGGACCTGGCTCGATCCGACACCGCTGCGGGACACCGAGGTCCCCTTCAAGGAAGCGTGTCTTGCCGTCCTGGAACAGGCGCTTAGGCCGGATTCGCCGTTCCTGGACGAGCCGCTTTTTATCCTGCGAGAGGAAACTAGCGCCCCCGATACGCTTCTCGGTCTCGTACGGGCCATAGGACGGAGACGGGCCTCCATGTTCGCCGCCATACAGAAACACACCGGGATGCCGCCACACCAGCTCGCACCGTACCTCAAAAACCTGATAGAACTCGGTATGGTCCGTCGCGAGAAACAACCTTTCCGCGACAAGAAGTCTTTTTACGTGCTCGACGACCCCGTTCTCTGCTTCTGCTTCAGGTGCGTAGAACCGTTCGCGCCGCAGGTTTTGTTGGGGGGATTCCTGAACGAATCGGTGCGCAACCGGCTCTGGTCAACCTATCTCGAACACCTGGAATCTTTCTGGGAAACGTGGTGGACCGGCATACTCTACACGGTGTTTCCAGGCCGGGAAGCAGGACGCCAGATCGTCAAGACACACACTAGCATTTGCGAACTCGATTTTGCCGTTTACACGCCGGACGGCAAGAAATTGTTGGCTCTGTTTGAGGCTACGTTCAGCGTATTCGGCCAACGAAAACTACGACAGATTAAGACTGCTCTTGACCGAATCGCCGCAGCTGGTGTAGACACAAGCGATGTCGAGATAGTGGCTCTGGCTCCCAAGATCGACCTGTCCAGTCCGCCAGAACGGTTCCACTGGTTCGATTTCCCGATACGCGACACAATGGAACGCCTTTTGGAATTCGCCGACCGTCTTAGCCGTTCGTTCGACAGAGAAACCGCCCGCACCCACGTCTATCATGCCCGCGAAGCAATCCTGAACCGAATCGACGCTGAAGCTAACGCCAATTCCCGCAGACGTCATTCTGATCGCAAGAACTCTCTACAACCGTAG
- a CDS encoding type II toxin-antitoxin system HipA family toxin, with product MNKPHRVVVFAGGERAGVYWYLPETLEHVFNYERDNPVSMVMPYTPKSYVSRAEFLPVFDQFMPEGWLYRVLRDMLAKRYEMFEEFEIFEVLAPRIKGFLTFKTEREKALDSEKPLFRLSEVLESDDPGLFRELAQAFLAASPVGGVQPKVLAELEDDEKGVLRTGRFVVKTFGREFFALAENERLCMEACRRAGLPVPRFRVSRNGRLFVVERFDTGAAFEEFASLLGKTRNRKYDGSYEAVARVLRKISADPAEDLKRFYKLLVLNFLLKNGDAHLKNFGVLYSHPYAGDVRLAPAYDVVCTWVYDPTDQPALTLFGRRVWFDQKTLERFGEERCGLDGGEVVSAWDEALAAAEDLLETVRHLERDGGPETARLARRMKVVLEFSLTEGLRKTVKELPHALRGPWQEDPGKAQGARFDPGGPGL from the coding sequence ATGAACAAACCGCACCGTGTCGTGGTTTTCGCCGGAGGGGAGAGGGCGGGTGTTTACTGGTATCTGCCGGAGACCTTGGAGCACGTCTTCAACTACGAGAGGGACAATCCGGTTTCCATGGTCATGCCCTACACGCCCAAAAGTTACGTATCGCGGGCGGAGTTCCTTCCTGTGTTTGATCAGTTCATGCCGGAGGGATGGCTCTACCGGGTTCTGCGGGACATGCTCGCCAAGCGGTACGAAATGTTCGAGGAGTTTGAGATCTTCGAGGTGCTTGCTCCACGCATAAAAGGATTTCTGACTTTCAAGACCGAAAGGGAAAAAGCGCTTGATTCCGAAAAACCTCTTTTCCGGCTTTCCGAGGTGCTTGAGAGCGACGATCCGGGTCTTTTCCGGGAGCTGGCTCAGGCTTTTCTCGCCGCCTCGCCGGTGGGAGGCGTGCAACCCAAGGTGCTGGCTGAGCTTGAGGACGACGAGAAGGGGGTTCTCCGCACGGGACGCTTCGTGGTCAAGACCTTCGGACGGGAGTTTTTTGCCCTTGCCGAAAACGAGAGACTGTGCATGGAGGCCTGCCGTCGGGCGGGGCTTCCTGTGCCACGGTTCCGGGTTTCCCGGAACGGAAGGCTTTTCGTGGTGGAACGGTTCGACACCGGAGCGGCCTTCGAGGAGTTTGCTTCCCTTCTCGGCAAGACCCGCAACCGCAAGTACGACGGATCGTACGAGGCCGTGGCCAGGGTCCTGCGCAAAATTTCCGCTGATCCCGCCGAGGACCTCAAGCGCTTCTACAAGCTCCTCGTGCTCAATTTCCTTCTCAAGAACGGGGATGCGCATCTCAAGAACTTCGGTGTACTGTATTCGCATCCCTACGCTGGGGACGTGCGTTTGGCTCCGGCCTACGACGTGGTTTGCACTTGGGTGTACGATCCCACGGATCAACCGGCTCTCACCCTCTTCGGACGCAGGGTCTGGTTCGACCAGAAAACTCTGGAGCGTTTCGGCGAGGAACGGTGCGGTCTTGACGGGGGAGAGGTGGTTTCGGCATGGGACGAGGCGCTTGCCGCCGCGGAGGATCTCCTTGAGACGGTGCGGCACCTTGAGAGGGACGGAGGGCCTGAAACCGCAAGGCTTGCCCGGCGGATGAAGGTCGTGCTTGAGTTTTCCTTGACCGAGGGTCTCCGGAAAACCGTGAAGGAGCTGCCCCATGCTTTGCGAGGACCTTGGCAGGAAGATCCGGGAAAGGCGCAGGGAGCTCGGTTTGACCCAGGCGGACCTGGCCTCTAA